The Stenotrophomonas sp. NA06056 genome segment ATCTACGAGGCGGTGCAGGCTGGCCAGGATGGCAAGGCCAATGCGCTGGTGATCCTGACCTCGGTGGTCTGTATCGTGATCCTGTTGCTGGCCGCGCGGCTGGTGGGCGGACGTCGCCGGGAGCTGCGCGATGTGGCTTGACCTGCAGGTGCAGCGCCGCCTGCAGGCGGCCGGCCAGGATTTCGTGTTGGACGTATCGCTGCAGTGCACGCAGCGCCAGGTGGTGCTGTTCGGACCCTCAGGCGCGGGCAAGAGCCTGACCCTGAAGGCGGTGGCCGGGCTGCTGAGACCGGGCCAGGGCCATGTGCGCCTGCAGGGACAGACCCTGTTCGATGCGGCCACCGGCGTGGATCTGCCGCCGCAGCGCCGCCGGTTGGGCTATGTGTTCCAGGATTACGCGTTGTTCCCGCACCTGAGCGTGCGCCAGAACGTGGCCTTCGGGCTGCAGAAGGGCTGGTTGAATCCACGGATCGGCCAGCGCTTCAATGCGGTGGAGCAGTGGTTGCACGCATTCCGCATCGACACGGTGGGCGATCTGTTGCCCTCGCAGGTCTCCGGTGGCCAACGCCAGCGTACCGCCCTCGCGCGCGCCCTGGTGACGCAGCCGCAGGCGTTGCTGCTGGATGAACCGTTCTCCGCGCTGGACCATGATCTTCGCCAGCACCTGCGCCAGGAGCTGGAGAGCGTGCTGGACAAGACCGGCATCCCATTGTTGTTGATCAGCCACGACCCGCAGGATGTGGCCGTGTTTGGCCAGCAGGTGGCGCGCGTGGTGGACGGTCGCATCGTCGGCGGTTGACCGGCGCCTGTAGAGCCGAGCCCATGCTCGGCTGCTCTTCGCGACACCGCCAACAGCAGCCGAGCATGGGCTCGGCTCTA includes the following:
- a CDS encoding ATP-binding cassette domain-containing protein; translation: MWLDLQVQRRLQAAGQDFVLDVSLQCTQRQVVLFGPSGAGKSLTLKAVAGLLRPGQGHVRLQGQTLFDAATGVDLPPQRRRLGYVFQDYALFPHLSVRQNVAFGLQKGWLNPRIGQRFNAVEQWLHAFRIDTVGDLLPSQVSGGQRQRTALARALVTQPQALLLDEPFSALDHDLRQHLRQELESVLDKTGIPLLLISHDPQDVAVFGQQVARVVDGRIVGG